A stretch of DNA from Triticum dicoccoides isolate Atlit2015 ecotype Zavitan chromosome 2A, WEW_v2.0, whole genome shotgun sequence:
GGGGATTCTTGGGGGGCAGAGATCAATGAGTGGATGCCATGAACCCAACTACGACCCTGATGACGTTTTGCGAAACACTGAGAGTTGCGATGAGAGCATTGCATCTAGTGATGAAGAATCTGTTTCGACGACGAATAAGTTATTAGAAGATGCTTTATTTGGTTTTTTTGGAAAGGAGGTATCCATCTCTTTCTCTCATGTGCTTTctcttcttttctattttttctagACCTATGGTATGCACATATTTTTTAATCTCTTTTTTTCTTTCCATTGCGAAATTATCTGATATAAACATCTTTTTCATATGTCATCTAACAGGCAATCAAATCACTCAAGATTTTTCAAAATTCTGCAAGAATGTCGACCTCGAAACTGAGGTATTACACTTTTTTGTCCTCTTCTTTGGTCCTTTTTTCCTCTTCGCTTTCATTCTTTTTACGTTAGTTACACCTGACATTCCACTCATGATTATTGCCTTTCAGCAGGATAAGAGGCAAAAGGTTATGGGGGCAGGGAGGCATGTGTTCAGTGTGTTTTCCACAAAATACTTTGCAGATATCTTGAGGCGTATGTCCAGTGGTTGGAAGGATATGATCTCAGAATACGGGTTCGAGCCTCTTCTGAAATTTAAGAAAACTGATATCCCGTAAAGATTTGTCCGCTGGATTGTCGAATGTGTAGACACAATGTCATCTCAAATCATTGTTGCTAATAAGAAGATCATTTCTATCTCAAAGGATTCAGTTCATTGTGTGCTGGGCCTGCCAAACTGTGGTGATTTAGCGACACAAGACAAGGATAGTGTGAGGAACTTCATTTTGCCTCGGttcagcttgatgaagatgccaaacAATACTTTCTTTGGAGACATGCTCATATCTTCTGATTTCCTCAGTGAGGAAGACACTTTCATATGCTTCATGGTGATCGCAATGTCGTGCTTCCTTTTTCCATCTTCCAGGGATCAAATTCACACTGAGTTTTTGACCTTGCTTGTTGATTCAAAGCACACAAGTGGTTTTGATTTCTATGCGCTTGTGTATGATTGTATACTTACTGGCATCATCAAGTATGTGATTTCTGGCAGAGTAACGGGCAGGATACCAAAGGTGTTTGACTTTTGCTCGTACTGAATGACGGTTAGTCTTTTTTAAGTGTTTTTTTCTGCatccatttgtttttgttttgtctGTTCCGTGTCTCCTTTTTTTTCTATTGGGGAAGAACAGATGCACTTAACTAAAAACTATTGGGGAATGTAAAGGTCAAGGTAGCTTATAAAATTGATAAGAACAAAATGCTCAAGTGTTCCAGGAACTAAACCGGGATTAGTGTCGTCAATGTAAATTGGGTTTGTATTTGCTAGACATTTTTTTCATCATTGGTAGAAGCTAAACTTTAATGCCTGAAATCAACATCAAAATTAAATCAGTTAGTCCCTAATCAGCTAATCTTAGATTTAACAGTTCAACTACTGCAATGGACTCTTTAGATTTCAGATTTTGTACAGTTAATGGATGTTAGTTAAATATGAAAATAATCCAGGATAGGTTGTCGCGGAAATGAAAAGCCCAAGGTCAGAAGAGTAATAAGTTTGTGAAGCATAAGCAGAATCTAATAATTCTTACAGCTTTAGATAGAAGAGAAAGGCCTGGAGATGTTCATACCTAGGGGTACTCACAATACTTCTTGATACTTTGGTTACTTCACGTTTTCCTCGCCATTTCTCTCTCCAGACCAACCTATGCAATTTTTGAAATCCATCCTCATAAGATAGATGGGCCTATCAATGTGAAATGCACATATGTGAAATTTCTTTATTATATCATTGAAATGCACATATGTGAAATCCTCATAAGGTAGATCTTCTTAATGTGGCTTTCAATGTGAAATCTATTTAACCTCACAAtatccctttttttttcttttgaaaagtTACTTTTGCCTCTCTGTCATGTTCCTTCCTAGCTTGAATTTTGCTAATAATGATTGTTGCTGGATTATTTATTGTCTAGTTAGACACAAGCATTTTCATATTAGTGTACGTCCTGGTACATCTGCACATAGTCGGAGGCGGCAGACCCGGACTCTGCAGGCTCCCGATGGAGTGCTCCCGCGGTGGCTTCTTTCACTCGCAAGGACATTCAGATGTACCTCCACATGAGACATGATAGAACCACACAGGTAAATTCTCATTTTTCTTTGTTCCTCTCGTGAGCTTCAGTTTTTGCTTGTTTCCTAGGAGCATGAACTATGCTTGTGGGCGTAGAGATAATATGATAGTTATTCTATTCAATCCATGGCCAATAACAAGTTATAGTAAAAATTAAAAATTAGTGTCTATCAACTATGAAATTGATTAAATTGACTTTAGTGCATAGGGATAATTTGATCACGATTCAAGCCATGGCCAATAACAAGAAAATCAGTGTCAACTATAAATTTATTAAATTGGCTTCACTACAATGGATAGAACTTTTTATATAACAAATCGAGTATCTTAACGAGCGAATGTGAGGAATCTTGTTCTGGGGCGACCAGTCCTCTTGTCGCTCAATCTGCTGCAAGCACGTGCGGTGATGATGGGTAGGAAAAGTGGACTGAGCTATAAATTTAAATTGTTCATAACAATTTGATTAAGTTGGCTTCGGTTCATGGAAGAAGACTTGATTTTCTCGGTCATCATAGTAGAGGTAGAGCTCCCAATGATCAGTTGCTGCAGATCTGAGTTGTACAGTTGGAAATTGGTGCAGAACAATTAGCTTAGAACTATGGGCCATTGACTTAGGTATAGGAGAGTTAGTTCAGAACTACGGGCCTCTGATTTAGGTATAGGATAATAATTTGCAACCCATTTAAGTCATAGCTCAGGAACCCATTTAAGTCGTAGCTCATGAACTTTCAGACAGACTATGCTAGACATAACTTTATCTGCAAGTACATATGTATAACTTTCATTTGATAATTGCCTCCATAGAGGACTGATAGAATAGCAATCGCACGCTAAATTCTGGAAAGCATGATTAACAAGTAACTGGCAAATATAGACTGGACACATGAGAACTTCAGTAACAGCACATGGTGACGCATTAGAGATATGCATATGGGCAAGGCATTGCGATGCATTCAGCGCACGGGGTCTTCCGCGTAGCTGCAAGGTCCGCGTTTCGCTGAGCCCGCAATGCCTTCCTCTCATCCGGTGGTATGCTCTGCCTGCGTGCTCTTCGACGGGCGTTCATCTCTTGCCTCTGCTCAACTGGTATATTTTTACTCGCTGCCCTTCTACGGGCATTCATCTCTTGCCTCTCCTTGGTTGTCAGATTTTGTCTGACAGCCCTTTGGCTTGCATTCCTATCttcaatagttttattttttctagATGCTCTTCGACGTGCATTCACTTCTTCCCTTTGCTCGGGTGTTAGGCTATCTCTCCTTGCTTTATCACGGTTCCGTCTTTGTTGATTTTTGTCTTCTTTAACGCTTGCAAGGGAAGCAATATGTTCAGCACCACTCGGTGCTCCTTGAGGTGCTGTAGGGTTTTCTGCATGGCCAGTGTGTAATTTGTTAAATCCAAGACTCACATTGAAGCAATATACCTAGTACATGGTTAGACTTAATAAATCTAGATGTATAGATGACCATACTTCAATGGTAGAAACGCCGTGTGAAAGGGTAATACCATTTGATGTTCCCACATGCTCCTGTGGCTTCAATGCTGTCATGGTACCGGCTGTGGGAAGCATTGTAGCTGATTGGGTGGACGCTTCACATATGAACATTCTGTATGACTGTTCCACAACAACAATTAAGATTACAAGATGGTCAGCTTCAAATCATCAATTAAGACATTATGTCTCCACAATTTGTTAGAGAATACAGGTAGCTTTTTCCCTTATAAGAACATATTATAAGTTCTTTTGTAGTAGTTCGCCATGAAGATCCACAAGAAAGACGGCACCACGTCGGAGAAACAGATGGCTCTGTCAAAAGGTGAACTCACCTTCGGGTGATGAAAGCGACGCTGAGAGGGTGATAATAAACTCATGTGACCTCCATGGTGACCTGGTGTGATCTCCCGGTGATGTATCGTCTTGGTGACCTGGTGTGATCTTGCAGCGATATATCGCCTTGCTTGATGGAGAAACGTACTACTTAAATACATACTCCTACCAAATATGGTGGAGATGTTTGAAGGCATAATCAATCTTGTCGGGCTTTCCTTATCTCGTGCCTGATGTTTAGTATGTAATAATTAGGCTAATTATTGTTAGGATTCTCTGTGGGTTTTTCCCACATATATTACTTTTGCACTACGAGGGTGAGGAAGGCTAATTGTTGTTAGCACGTACTCAGGCTAGGAGGGTGGGAGGAAGGCTACGATGGTGCTGATTTTTTGGGTTTGTTTCCATATTATTGTTTGGATTCTTTTGAATTGTTTCCATGTATGACTTTCACGTGGGAGGGTGTGATGAAGGAGTGGTGAACGAACGAAGGGGAGGCGAACGAGCGAACGACGTACGAACGTACCATCACAACCGCAGACTCCtcctttaggagtagagatatgttggacaaaaaaaagaatcacatgCAGGTCATGGAATTCTAAAGATTTGATACTGTGAACTGGGTATGTCCTAAAAGATATTCTGCAATTGTAAGCGTTTTCCACAATTAAAGATACTGGAAAACAATTTTGGTTATACTAATATTAGAATATACCACCACCCTTGGAAATCTTCTCAAATATGTACTTATGTACATATAGACTAGAGGTAAATAATGATGAGCGGCAACTTGCAGAATATTAGTAATCAACACAACAATATAGAAATTTATGGGAAGAAACTATTTTGTTGTGTCTTTGTGGGTTACTGTCATCATGAGAGATGACTTTGGTAATATCATAGTCTGAGGGTTGGAACTTTCATAAAGTTTAACATTACTGTACACTAGCAAGGGATCTTGCACTTTTAGTGCTAATTTATTCATGAATTTTATTTCTAGCATCAGATTATATTTCTGTATACACATTTGTAGATGGAAGAGCGTAGTAGTAGTTCTATAGAAAAATGTCAAGGAATTAATTACTATGTTCTAGAGACAAATAAATCATTTCCTTCACATATCTAACAACAATTAATATAATAATCAAGAAACTTTGAAGTAGGTTCCAAAGTGAAGTGAAATTGATTTCTACCTACAAGTTAATTGTATGTAAGTTTGACGACCGGACTAAGTTAAAATGGTTATTATGTGAAATTAAACTATAATCAATGTTTTTGTGTCTAGCCCGTgcaaatgcacgggttgacgactagtgttAATAATTGTGGGAGCCAGGTTCAGGCCAACGGATAATAGACAGAGTCAACATGGCCAAACCTGCTACTGAGTACACAAATGTTTTTAGAGAAAACAAATAAATGATTTTTGTTAGAGCAAAATGATTTTTTTGAGACATGCACATTTTTTTAGCAAATGCAAAATGATTATTTTTTTGAGAATTTGCAAAATGATTTTTGTGAgatgggagggggagggggctatGCACTGCCATGGCTTCGTGGGCCTGACGCCGTTGACGCCTCCGCTCTAAAAAAAGGGAAAAATGCGAGCACAGAAAAGAAAAAACCACTCCACCtcacgccgccccgcgcctccaccGTTCCCACTCCGAGCGCCGCCGTCCTGTCGCCACCACCGCCGCTGACGACGGCGCGAAGCAGAAGTTCACCACCGCGGCACGAATCGCCTTGTTCCCTGGACCCAGAAGCTACTTCACCTCACACCGCTCCACCCCTCCCAATCCCAGCGCAGCCGCCTGTCGCCACCACCGCCGCGGCCGGCAGCGCGAATCCAGCTTGCTCCTCCCCGCGGCTCGAATCGCCGTCTCGCTGTCCAAGTTCGGACCAACAAGATACCCGTTGCCGTCGGCGGCTGGCCACAGTTCGAAGCCAGCTTGCTCCTCCCCCGGCCGATTAATCCCCTCTGGTCGCCCGCCGACGGTTAGTGCTCTTCCTTTGCCCTTTGCTTGCCGGGGAAGAACATGGAGCGTGACTCAGAATTCCTGCAGGAACAGGCTCGCCCGAAATTCAGCACAAGTCGGAATCTTTGTCGAGTGCCAGTCCGTGTTGTAGCACTAGAAGCGCCCTGGGAATCGGATTCAGTCCATATCCGTATTGTTCTTGGCCTCGGATTTGCTTCTCCTACTGGAATTTGAATCGGCTGGTGATCTATCTGTATATAAGTATCGCCAGGAGCCAGCCTTTCCTCTGCAGAAATTTGCGTTCAACTTACTGAAATTTTTTGTCAGTTTGGCCCAAGCTGAAGATATCTGCAGAGAGATTTGTCAGTTTGGCCGAAGCAGAAGATATCTGCAGAGACTCTTCTCCAATGGAGTCATGTAGTGTTGCCAGGATAATGAGCTTAGGGAAGCTTGCTATACACAGGACGTATTTGTGCACCCTAATCTTCAGAAATTTGCCAAAGCTGCTAGGCTTCACTCCCAGGTTACTGAAGAAATTCTGCAAAGCTGAACATGTTGAGCTACAACTGACCAAGAAGACTACACTAGGCACACTGCCGGAGCTGCCTCCGGACATCTTGATGGGTATCTTTGCCACCCTTGAGATCCCTGACCTTGTGCGTGCCGGCTCTGTCTGCTCCTCCTGGCGCTCCGCATACACAAGCCTACGGAGCCTTGGGCAGTACAAACTCCAGCAGACGCCATGCCTCCTCTACACTTCCGAATCCGCTGGTGAGAGTGTTGCATGCCTCTACAGCCTCGCGGAGAAGAGGTCGTACAAGTTAACTCTCCCGGAGCCGCCTATACGCACTAGGTGTTTAATCGGGTCCTCACATGGCTGGCTGGTAACTGTTGACGACAGATCTGAGATGCACCTTGTCAATCCCATCACATGTGAACAGATTGCTCTCCCATCAGTGATCACCATCGAGCAGGTGAACCCCATAGTTGATGAGTATGGTGCTCTCCACAAGTATGAGTTCTCAAGGCACACTGGAACCCGTGGTGCTTATAGGTCGCCATCAATCTTTGCTCTTGACAAGCTGCGGCACGAGCTCCACTATAAAGCGTTTGTTTTCCCTGATACATCCACTGGAAGCTACATTGTCGTGCTCATCCATAATCCAGTGCGTCAGCTCTCTTTTGCAAGGGTTGGGGATGATAAGTGGACCTGGCTGCCACCTCATGAAGACTATAGTGACTGCACTTACAAAGATGGCCTGTTGTATGCAGTGACTGGAACCGGAGAACTCCATGCTTTTGATTTCAGTGGGCCTGTTATCACAATGGAGATGATTATAAGTATGCGCGAAATGCATCACTGTGGGTACATGtacattgctcaagctccattgggCGATCTGCTGCTTGTTTGGAGAATCTTTCAGGATTATGATTTAGAACCTGAACCAGGGTCATCTGTGTTTTGGAACAGTACGGAATATAAAATATATGAATTTGACCCTTTGGGAAGTAAACTGAAGGAAATAAATCGCTTGAGTGACCATGTGTTGTTTCTTGGGCATAATCAATCTCTTTGTCTCAGTGCTGAAGAATATCCATCTCTCTCGGCAAATCATGCCTACTTCACTGATGATAATTATTTATGGACATTGGGATTTAAGAATAATCACCGTGATATGGGAATTCTAAACTTGGATGATAATAGCAGGGAGGACCTTGAGTCTCCGCAGCTTTGGTCAAATTTTCCTGCTCCAATGTGGATTACACCTGATCTTAGGAAGATGAACTTGGCTTCAGGATGGATTGAAGAAAACTGATCGACGGTCAATAAGCCAACAAAGGGGTGACTTGCTGGGGTTACTAGAggatgtcatcaacaaaatattcgAGGGACCACCTGGACTGTGTCAGGGTGTACTCATCGCTTGGCCCTGGTCCTTACAGGCTAGATTGAAACTAGTTCACGCTGAATAAATAGTTTAGAGTTTAATCTGTCAACAGAAAAGTTTAGTGATATGGATACTTCTTTGTTCTATGTTCTTGGCATTTTTTTTCTAATTTCTTCTGTGATGCTCGTGTCGACATCTTGTGGTGGTGTGTTGGTATATTTATTAATTTTTCATCATTTCCGAATGATCAGATGAGTTTGTAATCAGTATATTTTCTACTATAATGTCCAGATTGACATGTTACTCTAGTGTAACCCTGATGGTTTGGAATTATAAGAAGGAATTGAAATGATATTTCCTTCGAATATGAGAAAGTTGTAAGCCAGCATTAAAATGGTACTATTTCCTACCAATTGGGGCAGCAGTATTAAAACACTTATAGATTGTAGACAGGAAATCAACCATTCATCAGCACTAAAATGTTAAGAGATAAATCCGCATCTCAACATACATACGGATTTCAAATTTCAACTTCGAAATTCGTTAAAGCTGCTGTTTCAGAGAGATTTAAATTGCAGAACATGAGTCATAATTGCAGTACACATTATCAAGCAGCCCCCAAGATCAGTTTTGTCCTCTCATCGTCACAGCTACTTTACATTTCCACCAATCGTAAGATCTTTCTTGGCCGTATCACTTGTACAGGAGCTTTCTCCTCTATATCATCAAAGCTGCTGGATATCTAACATCAGTTGCAAGCCTGCATATCAGACCACAATACTTAGCATTTCCCAAAAAAAAAGACcacaatatttagcagagaagagaCAATTGCAATTTGCACCAAATTTGGATTATTTGGcactagaatcagcccagcaatgcATGTCAATCAATTTACATGAATCTTTTTCAGATACACTAACTAACTTACttagatgcaaacatggcaagaatTTATCATTAAGAGTTTTGAGAACATACATTCTGATAGGTTGAGCAGGAGTCAAACAAAAGCTCTCCACCAATCAGGTGGCAGCTGGTGGCAGAAGTAAACATGGCGTCTGAAATCTTGGCCTGGGCGTACCCGAACGCTGCAGCCAGGCTCATTGCACCGCACACTCGCCCCTTCCTCGCTGTGGAACTGCATACAATGTACAAACATCTAGGAAAGGAAAAATAAGGTGAGCTCAAAACTCAAGTGAAGATTTCGGTAATGTAAGAGATATGAACTGACGACGTACATCAGAGATGGGGACCGTGAAGTTTGGTGACCTCTGTATTTCGAACATGCAAAAATGGCATAGCGTCGTCTTCTGCGAGCACTTTAGCCTAGCTGAGCAATACTTGACATAGAGAGCGTGTACAACCTTGGGCACCACCTCCCCATCGACAAGCTAAACAGGATGGAAATCGAGCAGTTTGAATGGTTAGGATGTTCCTCTGATTTTAAACCTTTCTGAACCCTGAGACAGCTACAAAGTTTTCTCTGAACCTGACACAAGAACCCTTCCTACGATGTACCATTCAGGATCTACAAAGTTTTCTCTGAACCTGACACAAGTTTTCTCTGCTACAATATTCAGGACCTACAAAGTTTTCTCTGAATCAAGTTTTTACTCTGTTTTGTAGATtaccaccggaggaggaggagaaggctgGGGCGGCGGAGGTAGCGGCGGCGGAGGCAGCTGCAGCGAGGGAGGACGAGGTCGACTCCCACGGGGATCGTAGAAGATAGCTGTGCCATGCGCTGTCGGCCTCGGCGGCGTCCTGGGCTCGCCATCGCCGTCTCCGTACACAGCCTCCTGCTGTCGGACGCGGGAGACGAGGAGTCGGCGGCCGAGGGCGAGCGCGCGGCGCTGCAGGGCGTGGCCGCCGAGCTCCAGGGCGCGCCACAGAAGACGAAGAGGGCGGCCGAGGGCGAGCGCGGCGCGCTGCAGGGCGTGGCCGCCGAGCTCCAGGCCGCGCCACAGGAGACGAAAAGGCCGCAGAAGATGGCGGCCTCCGCGCGCCATTCCGCGCCGAACGACGCGGAGGAGATGCCGGCCGCCGAGCGCCACCGCGCGACAGAGCGGCCAAAGCAGAGCGCGGACGGCGGGGCCTCCGCGCGCCATCCCGCGCAGAACGGCGAACCGGAGGCGCTCGCGCAGGGGACGCCCCTCCTCTCCGATCTGCGCCGCCACGGGGTGCGCCTGGACCCGGCGGGGCCTTCTGGGCATCTCGCCGGCGCCGGGTTTCTTGGCCTGTGCCAAGAAACGCTGTCTCGGGCCAAGAAACGGCTTCTTGTGCCAAGAAAGCTCGAGTTCTTGGCGGCGGGGCCGTCGGGCGGGGGTACGGGGCGAAGAGGGCTGGTGCGCCGCCGACGGTCAGCCGGGTGGGGGTGGACGCGGCGGAGGTGAGCCGGTCAGGCGGGGTATTTTTTCAGAGAGTTTTTCAGAGGGAAGAAGGGACGGCCATGTATATATATGAAGCGCTGGTGTTCTCTGTTCGGTTGCGTTCCGGCCCACGAGGGAGGGATTTGGCCCATGCTCTGCTTTCTCTCTAGTATCTAGAAAAATACAAATTTCACGATAGCAAAAAGTTCCCTCGCGTTAGGGTTTTCTCCTCCCGGGGCGATTTGTTCGCCGCCGTTGAGACCATCGTCCCCAACCGCTGCTTCCCATCCCACAGCCCGACCTCAAGGACGGGGGCGCGTTCTGCAGCGCCTCTGGTTCTCTTGGATGTGGCGGGACGGGGCAGAGGGGTAGGGTTCCTTCAAAGCCCGATCAAGTTTCAATCGGGTTAGGGTTTGAAGATGGCGTCGAACGAGGCTTCGGGATCGACCAAGGCCGGAGCAGCTGAGATTGACGAGGTGCAATTGATGATGAAGGAACTAGGTCTGCGTGAGGAGGACCTAGATGATGTGGTTTTTGATGAAAAGGAGGCACCAGAGGAGGCGGCACGGTGGATAGCTCTTGAAAAAGTAAACTCCGTCAAAACCTACTCCTAATACTGGTTCTTTCGGAATATGAGATCAGCCTGGGATCTTGCCCAAGAGGTGACTTTCAAGCCACTTGAGGATAACCTTTATATGGTGCAATTCTCCTGCTTAGGAGATTGGGAGAGGGTTACCCAAGAGGGACCTTGGCACTTCAGGGGAGATGCCGTCATTATGAAGCCATATGATGGTTTGGCGAAACCGTCGACTGTTCAACTCGATACTATTGAGATTTGGGCCCAAATTCATGATGTACCACCCCTATACGCTCACCTAGTACCTTCTTTGGCTGCGAAGGTGGGAGAGGTCCTATTCACCGAACCGCAATCTTAGGATTTTGCTGGAAATTTCCATCGGGTTTGGGTAAGGATTAACGTCACTAAGCCCCTAAAAAATGCAGTATTTTTGATCCGTGATGGTAAACGCCAGATCCACAAAGTTAGATACGAGAAGCTTCCGGATGGTGCGCTGTTTGTGGCATGATGGGACACCTTTTTAAAGAGCATGGCAATGGAATCCATCCTCCGTcagccttggttttcaaaaacctaAGGGCTTCGTGGGCTATGCGTACTAGACAGGggccgggaggaggacgaggaggacggGGCAGAAAAGGAGGGCGCGGTGGTGGTCGAGCTGACAACCGTGGCACGGGATCAGAACCAAAGCATGCAGATGACCTGCCCGAAGATGGTGATGATGTGATGGCGGATGCAGATAACAGGAAAAGAGCGTCGGAGCAAGTTACGCTTTAGAACAGCACGCACgcactttcacctgctccatcgGCACATGGAACGAGCAATCTGCTAGCCCTTCCTTCAACTGCAACGCCAGTAAGTCCGAGTGCCAAGCAGGAGACCAAGAGAGCTAAAGTGGGAACCGAAGTTGAAAAGAACTCGGGGA
This window harbors:
- the LOC119352914 gene encoding F-box only protein 7-like; its protein translation is MESCSVARIMSLGKLAIHRTYLCTLIFRNLPKLLGFTPRLLKKFCKAEHVELQLTKKTTLGTLPELPPDILMGIFATLEIPDLVRAGSVCSSWRSAYTSLRSLGQYKLQQTPCLLYTSESAGESVACLYSLAEKRSYKLTLPEPPIRTRCLIGSSHGWLVTVDDRSEMHLVNPITCEQIALPSVITIEQVNPIVDEYGALHKYEFSRHTGTRGAYRSPSIFALDKLRHELHYKAFVFPDTSTGSYIVVLIHNPVRQLSFARVGDDKWTWLPPHEDYSDCTYKDGLLYAVTGTGELHAFDFSGPVITMEMIISMREMHHCGYMYIAQAPLGDLLLVWRIFQDYDLEPEPGSSVFWNSTEYKIYEFDPLGSKLKEINRLSDHVLFLGHNQSLCLSAEEYPSLSANHAYFTDDNYLWTLGFKNNHRDMGILNLDDNSREDLESPQLWSNFPAPMWITPDLRKMNLASGWIEEN